The genomic DNA GCTTCCCGAATAGTCTGCGATCCCACCCATTACATCCAACCTCCCTGGAGCTCTTGCCACAAAAATTTCCTCCTAAAAGTCAGACAAATAACATTAtgttcaaaatattaagtagAAATACACCAAAGGTTTCAAAACATCGCAcagcaatattttttttttcctgaagcAATTTGGAAAAGGCATTGAAGTTTTCACACTTCAGTTGATGGAATATAGACCTGATGTCAACCAGAACCCTACCATAAACTGATCTTCCTTTCTATGAAACAAATTTGAACCTAAAGCTAGGGAATTGTGCATCCTTTTGATTAATTCAAACCATGCCACAAGAGATCTGTTTTGGGatgaataaaaatgaaattttgttGCTTATTCAGTTcaacataataaaaaaactctTAATTGTAACTATGGCTAGACATGTAGCTGCCGTAGTCTAGCTTTAAAGATAACAGTTGTCCAGCTGCCAGTCAATTTCGTCTTAGAGAACTAATATTACTTTCTTTGGTTTTCTCTGGTGACCTCCATGTAAGTTGAGACATCAATAAATTGcacttataataataataataatatataactgAATTTACCTTCTAAAGAGCATACTTAGCATCTacgagatttttttaaaattgaaatgaaattagAATATTAACAGACTCAATAGCATCAATGAGTACCTGCCAGTTGAATAGTGCAGCAGCAGCCATATGTTCCCGCGTATGATGAGTAGGACTATGTCCTAGGACACTGTCCATATCGGAGGCTAAGGAAGCCAAGAAATTCTGTGTGTCTGGAAATCCCTTGAGATCTCCATGAAGAATTTCAAATTCTCCAGTTTGTCTGCAACATTAAATTTCTATAATGAGCAAATACTTCAGTATATCATAAGAGGCAGAAGAAATCATGAAATGAATTACTTTACACATGGAATGACAACTGAAAGAGACATTCAGAATAAAGAACAAATTAGTATCAAATGTAGCTTAAAAGAAGGAGAAGCAAAAGGCATAACCCTGCAGGTAGGGAGTTTTCCAGCGAAGTTGCAGCTCTTGGTAATGCCTTTAAAAGACCTAGTTCATTTTCAGCAAGAGAATACCAATCTGGAATGCTAACATCTCTCCCTGGAACTCCCTGTAACTGATATCCAAGTACAATTGCATCGCGCAATCTCCTTGCTCCACTTATCTACAATTGCATTGCAGGATAGACATAATTTTACTAATATATGAAGCAAAAACTAGATATCTACCGGAAAATTTGTATCATATATAACATGTAAAGTGAAAATGAAACTGTTTACATGACCTGCCACATTATTGATCATCCCTGCTACTTCAATTAAAAAACATGACATTAGTCTTCTTTCTACTCCAATAGCAGTTTACTTGTTCTTCTTTCCAAGGTATAATGAACTAAAAGAGAAAATCAACTCCTAATTAATCCATAATAGCCTAGGAAAGCAACAGTAATATTAGAGTTTTACCTTATGCGAAGCACAAGTTTTTCCAACAGCAAGGTCCTCTAATATCTGTGCCACTACCTGAAAATGACcatgaattataagaaatggCAAGTGAATGAACGTAAGTGAAATCAAATGATGCTCGATTAAAACAGCCAGTCCACACCAGCTCAGCTTAATATCTATCTAAATGAAgccatccttttttttttccctcctgaACTTTAACAAAAGGAACAACCCTAGTTGGTGCTGATCAGGCTGCCGATGACTGCAATTCAGTGCGGGAAGTCAAACCTTTGTCTGTAAGCTAACAAGCAATGACGAACAGGAGTCAAGCCAATCAATCTAGAAATAGGTATTGAGTACGCCATTGGGGATTACAGTTTCTATATGCAAACAATATACTTTTAATTGGCTAAGCCTTCTTGTGACACCGTTAAAACCTCGCCAACTCGATAGTAAGTGACTTAAGCCAACTAAGCAGTGATAAGTAATAATTAATCAGTTCACTTGCCTATgtaacatatatatctatagagGTAAAGAAATTTTCTATGACATTACGCAACCCAGGATAACCGGCaggtaaaaaaattgaacataTTGTTAGACAGATGCATGATGATTACCTAAGTAAATCCAAAGTTTTCAAACCTACCAGTGTATTATCTATTCAGTGAGGGAAACCTTGAGTTGCTCGTCATATCACAGTATGTAAATGTAAATTGCCCTTACTCTTAATAGCAGCAAAAACATAGCGTCTGACTTAATCTTAACGACCTTTAAAATCATAGGAAGAGAGATGTATAGGTTGTAATACCTCACCGCCATTAATACCTCCCTCATAGCATGGCTTAAGGGTAAGAGCTCGTTCAAGGTAGGGCTTCCATCTTCCAGTGAGCAAGTCTCTCCTTATCATCTCAACACCACCCTGGTAGTACTGCTTGCGGAGAAAATTCAACATTGAGAAactcttaaaattttaatgaatattAAATCTGGAATGAAAATGAGTTAGTACCTCAAGCATGTTTCTCAAGAAAGGCTCTTCATTAAAATAATCCCGCCGAACAAAGATGAATGGCAACTTATATGCCAGGGCCTCACTGAATGTTCCATACCCAATTTTTCCTGTTACAGCAGCAAGAGGTTAATTACCTACTCAATCTATGAAAGGAATTATTGCTGCTCTTGGAAAATGTAGTACCAAGCATGCAGTCTGAGGCTGCAATGACATCAGGTGTATATACATCTTTCTTGAGCTTGATGAATCTTGGAGGAAGACTCTGTTTATCAGAAGCACCACAAACCTATAACAGAAAGGGAAATGCATTACCATTTGGAAGGAGTCTTAGAAAACAGATATTAAACATCAAGCTTCTAGATTGCGAAATATACTCACCAAACACACCCAACCAGGAGGTAGAAATTCCTCCTTCAAACTCCACCCAGCTGGCTGCAAGAAATGGAGATATCAGATTTTACATGTCTATGAGCAAGTATTTCCAAAATCTCATACTTAAAAATAAGTCTAGCTATTGAATGAGCTTGTCAATCAAATTTCTCACCAATAAAGTCTATTCTTGCATTCTTaacaaaacaacaaaaagaagaTTGGCATCTCATAGACAAGTTTACGGACTTGAAATGATCCCAAGAAAAGGCATTTCTAACCTGCCCTccaaaattgaagataagtagcTTCACATCGTCACCAACTCCAAGTTCTTTTCTCACCTGTTCCACAAGCAAACTCTTGAAATATccataaaaatgtaaatttatATGACATAAAAGTGTCCTCAAACATATATCAGCATACCTCTTCCTTGGACCTTTGTACCTTTCTCACAAGAAGGGGTACATCTATGACATCACGAAATGCAGGCACTGAAAGGTCAGAGGCAAAAATTAGAAGAAACCCAAAATCTCCAAACACCCACATTAAAGGGCATTAAAGCATACAAAGTCGCACGTAAAGTGATCATGTAACAGAGGATTAAACATCAAAGAAGTTCTACACAACAACTGCAAGTATCAGAAAAACCAGAAGTAAAAGGAGAAACTGAGGATAGAACAGGAAGCATGAATAAActcgaaaaaaaatttgtgcaCTGGAGACAACATACTTGGACAGTATCCAGGTAGACGAATCAGAAGCTCACAGTGAGAATAGTCCTCAGCAATCTGCACAACGTGGGTTCTGCAACTAACTTAACATgaagaatataaataaatgcGTAAAAACCTAACATTCATAGCATGCTAGTCATAATTCCTATCTCTTTATCTTTCATTTCGTCTAATTCAATGCTTGCCACCTAATTTAGCATTGATTGTCATTTTATGATCTAAGTTCTTTTCACAAATTCAATTCTGTCCTGATTTACACCCTTTATACAACTTCCCAAATGTGACCATTGCAGCATTAGATATCACACTAGTGTtttcatgtatatatttatatacatatacacttAAGATGCAAAGCTGAGAGCTGACTGATGCCTTTTCtattctccctctctctacAAGCAAAATCTGACCAATgctattcttttttatttattttcaaattagttGTGAGTTTGGTTAAGCAATTAACACATTTGTCCTGAACACTTTAGTCTTCGGTAAAAACTGAAGTGCCACTGAAGGAAGCAAGATACTTAACCTGCCATACGATGGAACGATGGTGATGCCCAGCAGCCATAACATATTCTGAGTAGATAAAGTCCCAACTGTCCGTGTTTAATAATTAGACAGTGAAGCACGTGACATAAAGTAAGCTGTGAAATGTGAATATTCCCTTTCAGATGACcttcattttaaataatataccTAAAGTTGGTGACGCAGACAGAACGAATTCCAGCATCTGCTGCTGCTTGGCATGCAACTGGTACAACATCTGAAACCTGTTGCCAGAGGTCAGATGAAACTTGAATGAACCAGCAGTATAGTTATCGAGGAATTTATCTGGGAGTTAGAGAGAACATACAAGAAACTTAAAACTAAAGGAAAAGGGATTAGAAGCATTACCACTAAATCAGCTTTGATAGATTTCAGCCATTCAACTTCTGTAGCTAAGATCGATGCACGAGGGGCCACTGCTGTTTGAGAATACTAGATCAACAAGGAAGAGACAGATAATATTTGATACATTCAAAGATAATAGCTCAAGATAGAGAACAGTTTGTTTTATAAAAGACATATAAGAGAATATTACAAATATAAATCTCAGCTCAAAATCATTGGTGCAACTACAAAAGTACCTTCTCCAAAGAAGCAAGACGATCAACTGTTAAGGCATCAGCTTGGACAGCTCCACAGTCCAGCAACACCTACTAGTCAAGCGTCACATTGTTAAAAACATATGGTTTTCACACGGACCACCAGAACATATTAAAAGTATAGATATTAACTTGGAACAGACTTGCTACGTTTTAAATATATAGACAGAGATTTGCTTTCACAGAAAGAAAGTAAAGGAGCTTTCCACGATTTACAAATGATCCATCATTTTATTACCACATTATGCTTCTAGAAATTATCGGAAATGTCATTGTTGGTTTTCAAATGAGCGGAATATATAATTGTCTAAATCCAGCAGCTAATTACTCTTCAAAGGTCCAGAGAACCATTATTATGATAGGACTTTACTATGAACCTCCACACAGTGGGTTGCCCTTCAGTTGATATATCACCGACTGCGCCATGATCTTCttgaaaatttgtaaaagTTTGAAAAGAATATCGTGCAAGCAATGTAGGATAGCCTTTCTCAAGCAATGCAGAATATCTTGCAAGCATGAGCTGATACGACTATCCTCAAAATTTCTACATGTAGTTTCACTAACCTTGCGGAGAAATAGTTTCGGAGACTTTATCTGGGAAGTGAAGACGAAGTCGGGAGCACCAGTAACTGCATGCACCTCGTGCCCTGCCAGAAGAAGATTACGAACAACCTGTGCATCACAGCATCTCATTTCAGAGCACCCCagaaaaaaatatctttttctaTGACAAAAAACTCAACTTGATATGACCAGTTCCAAGCCACGATCCAGCAACAATCGTAATGCAAAAGCCCGATTTGTGAAAGCCGAGTCAATCACATCAAAAGCACTACAACTAACCAATGAATACAATACCGACAACGGGCCTTTGGGCATTCCCCTGCCCAGTTAATCTACTTCCGTAGCATCATATCCATTCAAACCGTGGACTAAGCTAAGAGGGATCGTCTGACCATGTCATTTCCTAGAAAAAGAGAGCAGAGTCTCGTTCCGCGAACAGAAACCGCAACTAATCATCCTTTCAGAATCCCGCGCAGAATCACTCAATATCCATCAAAGAAGCAAATAAACAGGAATTACCTCGAAAACGCGAGTGGCGTGGCCGAACCCATGGCCGGTGACGTAGTAGGCGAAGACAAGAGGCCGACTACGTTCAGCTCCCCCGGCGTCCATTTCCGGCGCCAGCAATGCCTTTCCAATGAGCTGTGTTCAGAGCCGCTTCTCTCGGTGCCGATCTCGAATTCCGCGATGATTCAGAAGCAGCAGCGAGCCAGAGCAAGCTCCAatggaaggaggaggaggaggaggagaatgaTGATGGGACGATGCACGACGGCGATGGTCACGGTAATGGCGAGAATGGCGGAAGAGATTGCTCCTCCAAATCGGACACTGGAGGCAAAATTGGCGTGTGGAGAtcgagacagagacagagacagagagagagagagagcggcGGGAATTATAACAGAGGAGGGACGAAGCGGCTGACGTCAGCATTGGCGGATTCTGGGATCTGCTGACTTGGAAATTGTTGTTTTACTATTTACAATTAACCTGAtccatttttatcttttattatccTTTTTTCTTAATGAGGCAAATTTTCTCAGTCTATATTGGTCAAAACtaattttgtttcaatttggcGTTAGTCACGAGATAACTTATCCATGTCGCTTCTATTCGGAAAGACATTGAATAGACAGATGTGTTACGTGATAACTTCATGCGAAATAAATCGATAGTGTAAGCATACTCAAAATCGGGAGAAATCCTCTAAATGTGGGATTCTTTGTTGTCTTAAAATTCTTCACTCTTAAGTGTAGGATCCTCTAAATGTAGGATCTTTGTTGTCCTGCAAACTCATCCATTTTCTCTATGGCTAATTGCCTAAAAAAGCATAAACATTTTACATTATTAATTCTAGGacgaatttctttttcttaacttaaaaatatataaactatCAATGTTAGCAcgactttcatttttttcgattGGTGGGCCTCGACGACAACCATCATCTGCCCAATCGAGAATGCTAACGACGACAAAGGTCTCCGATGACACTGATTAGGGGGATGGTGTTCACCGATGAGACTTCCACTACCTAccctcttcattcttttctcgattttactttttcttttttcaaattcagacaaatgagatgtcgCACCTATAACGTCGTCGACGGCTTTGGCTACTTTTATCGGAGGGTGTGACCACAGATTCTCctttaaattaatgaaaaagttgAGGCGTGCTAAAATTAAATCGAATTGATAGTTCGTACATTTTtaggttaataaaaaaattcgtgcaagaattgataaaatatgaaaagtccgtatttttttatacaattgacccttttatctatttttatcaaTGAGACAACACTTTTTTCGGCTTATATTGGTCAAGACTAATTTGGTGTTGACTGACTTGACATTAGTTACGAGATAATTTATCCGCATGTAACATACGGCCAGAATGACATTGAATGAACATATTTCTTACATAATAACTTTATACGATATAAATCAATCAAAATCGGGAGGATCCCAGTCCTCTAAATGTAGGGTTTTTATTGTCTCGAAATTTTTTACTCAAGCCCGAAGCTGAATTTCGAAGAACTCCGTAAGGGGAGTAATAAAGTCATACCTACTCCTATGATTGAGTTTCGCaagtgccttttttttttcctctttttatgTGCTCAAGTGATGTGATTTTATTACATGTATTTTTCGTGcaatttttttcagttttgATAGAATCCTCGTTACATCGAGTAAAAAAATTGCATTGTTGTTTTATGTGATCAATGTAATATTAGAGAAAACTTTCAATGATTATGACTCGGCACATAATGTGAGAACACTCTAATCAAATTACGATAAATAGAAGAATAAATATTAACCACTTAagtaattatcataattatttttaatttttattattttattatttttctcatcaAATCATTGTAAAATAtgattatttcaaattttctcatattattagtttttaatcagaaaaattttaaagatacATTCGAActaaccaaaaaaagaacCATTGACTCActcatcccttttttttccaatatcgtctcttttatttatttattttttttgctagaAATATCGTCtcctttattatattttaacttTCAATGAGATTATATAGCAACAAGAAAAATTACTTTACTCCTAAATCTTAATggtaaataatttaattggtCGGCTTCCaccaattattattattgttcttcttcttcttgttcttattattattgttgtcgTTATCGCTACTACTAGTCTACTAccactattattattattattattattattattagttttagttttatttctgTATTGCTAACTTTTCATCAAATcttaaaaggagcaaaaaGTAGGCATCTGCTAGCAAAAGGAGAACCATTTACTCCCTTTTCAAATatttgttctttatttttattttttttgacattttctacCAAACGCCCTCCCTTACTTTATATGTCTTTGTCTTTATTGTTGTCTTATTTGTACTAGATTCCACCTTACATATTCGTAGAATTCCATTATTTTGTCATTATTATTGTCTTATTTGTACTAAATTCCACCTTATATGTTCATAGAATTCCATTATTCTTattcattataaaaaaagcATTTTGTTATTCTTAATTATATTACTTGTATTAGGTTGTATCTTCCATGTTTgaagcattttattttttttccttattaaaATTAGTGCAGAAAAGCTTTGAAAACTATTTATAGGGAGAAATTCAACACCCAATGCAAGTTTCTTAAGTCAACGTGCCAAtaatttcttcttattttcAGCAAACTGTCAGAGAATTATAGTGAGTGCTCAATCATTTagatgtacatatatatatatatatattaacattgACTCCACCCAATTTCCACTTGCATAGATATCGTATAAGAcaagataatataatattatgaaGTAAAGAATGATAttccattatttattttcaaaaaaaaattgttaaatcACATAAAAgatagaaattctaataagCAATCGTACATCAACTTTCAGACTAATAAATCTCAACTTACAAGTATTACCTCATCTACAGGTACTTTATAACCAGCTATCTTGAGCTCTAGCTGTTCAGCCAGCGCCATCTCAAGCCTTACCCGAATTTGAGTTTCGTCAAACACCGAGTCGAGGTCAAGCCAGACGGGTTTGAGTGAAATGAAGcttaaaagaagaagagatcaaGCTCGAGTTTTCTGAGCTGGAGTTTGTGATCGGTTCGACTGTATGCATACCTTTTAACATCTCAAAGCTACCGAGTTTGAATTATCCCTTATCAAATGCATCTTCTTCCAACAAACCTATCCGTGAAAATTTCTCACAGCACACAACAATGGAAGAGAGTTCGGAATCAGAAGCTCCACTGATGGCTGCACCATTCCTCTTAGCCTTCAGCAAATAATTCAATCCTCTCTCAGTGATGATCTCCCCGGGGATAGTTACCGGGATCCCTGGAGGATACGGACATATAAGCTCCCCGGATATTCTCCCTATGCACTCCGTGATGCTCACTCTCCTTTTCCTCGCAAAGAATGCCTCTCTGGGACTCATCCTTGTGTTGGTCTCAACAAATGGCTCGAAATGATGGTTACAACTCCCCCTATCATTGATCTTCCCAATAGATGACCTCACAGACAACTGCTTGATTCCGGAAACCAACCTCTGGACATGTTTTTCGCAGGTTCCCAGATTCAATGCGAAAGTAACAGATTGATTCTCAACGAGTTCACAGACAACCCCGTGATCTCCATACAACACGTCATCCGCTTCATAACCAGATAGACCAAGTCGCCAAAAACCGACTGTCAGCCGAAGAGGATCTATAGCACAGCAATTAGGGAAGCTCGAAGGCTCAAGAACCGTAACACCATGAATTTCTTTGATCAGTTGTCTAGCATCAACTGACAAATTGATTGTTCTGCTGAACAGAGTTCCTCGGTTTTCACTCAGCTGAGCTCTAGTAGCATCCAAGGATGATAGAAGTAGATAACTTGGACTGCTGCTCTGAAGAATTTGCAGGCTCCTAGAGATTCTGTCCCTGTCTACTATATTCCCAGACATGTGCAGCATTGATGATTGTGTGAGGGAACAAAGAACTTTATGGGTAGATTGTATCGAAATATCAGCCCCTTGCTCGAGCGCTGAGGGGGGAAGCTGGTTGTGGAGTCCTAGATGGGCACCGTGAGCCTCGTCAACAATCAGCGGGACCCTGACAGAATGACATAGCTCAGAAATCTCAGCTATGTTACTGCATAAACCATGATACGTTGGAGAAGTGAGAAATACCGCCGAAGCTTTTCCTCCTTCTAATGCCAGTTCATCCAATGCTTTCTTTACCTGCAGTAAGCACGACTgtcttaaatcaaacatgtcATACCAAGAATCACGCATTCATCCTTCAATCTACAGGGCACGTGTGAACAAAGCAAAGTCAAAGATAGGGAAATTGTATGAAATTGCAGAAAATGCGACATGTGGTAATTGGACTTGCCTGTTTTGAACTGATCCCCCCAGCGATCTCCCATTGAGAGCTATACTCAGGGACGATATACTTCGGGATTGCACCAGACAACACCATACCAGAAATAGCCGATAAATGACAGTTCCGAGGGAGAACAATGGTGTCCCCTGGACAGCAGGTGGCCATAACAGCAGCTTGGACCCCGCACGTGGTCCCTCCTACGAGAAACCATGTCTCCGAGGATCCGAACAACTCAGCTGCTTCCTTCTGTGCCTCCAAGATGGGGCCCGATGGAGAGAAGAGGTTGTCTAGCTCGGGAAGCTCTGGCAGGTCGTGGAGAAATGGGCCTATCCCGATGAGATCCACCAATGAAGGCGGGGCAGCTCTACCTCTATTGTGTCCTGGGAAATGGAAACTTGCAGCATCTTGCTGGGCAGAAGATTTTAGGGCATTAACCAAAGGAGGAGGGCGGTATCGCTGGGGTCCCAAAGAATTTCTAACCGGAGCATTATCCCCTGTGCTGAGAGGAACTCCAGGTTCGCTCTTCTTCGTTTCCTGTGCAAGCCCGACTTCACTTCTTCCCTGTTAGATGATCCGAAGGATCGGCATTACTAACTTTGCAGCTCAACAAATTAATAAGCGAGGATCCAAATGATCTATATGTGCTTCCCAAAACTTGTGCTTGGAAACAAAGTTCCGGATTACGGAAAACAGCTTTGGAATCATTTTCCCTACTCCAATCTCCATATAGAACGAATCCGAGCTACGAAACAATTAATGCCATTTCCAAGAACTCCTCACTCAAGCATTACAACAAGCACTGACAGCAACATACTTCACTCGTCCCTTCAACAACCAACATCGAAGTTTGTCACCGAGTAACAAAACCAACGCCAGGACGGAATTAAGGAGCAAGAGTTATCACCAGTGAGCACTCACCGGATTACTACCATTACCGGGGAGCTCTCCTCGAGCCGCGAAGGCCGGAGTCGTCTCTCGGACTCGCCTGACCGTTGATGGTAATGACGCGAGAGCGTCGGAGGGTGAGACTTTTAAGCGA from Punica granatum isolate Tunisia-2019 chromosome 2, ASM765513v2, whole genome shotgun sequence includes the following:
- the LOC116196887 gene encoding L-arabinokinase-like isoform X1 is translated as MDAGGAERSRPLVFAYYVTGHGFGHATRVFEVVRNLLLAGHEVHAVTGAPDFVFTSQIKSPKLFLRKVLLDCGAVQADALTVDRLASLEKYSQTAVAPRASILATEVEWLKSIKADLVVSDVVPVACQAAADAGIRSVCVTNFSWDFIYSEYVMAAGHHHRSIVWQIAEDYSHCELLIRLPGYCPMPAFRDVIDVPLLVRKVQRSKEEVRKELGVGDDVKLLIFNFGGQPAGWSLKEEFLPPGWVCLVCGASDKQSLPPRFIKLKKDVYTPDVIAASDCMLGKIGYGTFSEALAYKLPFIFVRRDYFNEEPFLRNMLEYYQGGVEMIRRDLLTGRWKPYLERALTLKPCYEGGINGGEVVAQILEDLAVGKTCASHKISGARRLRDAIVLGYQLQGVPGRDVSIPDWYSLAENELGLLKALPRAATSLENSLPAGQTGEFEILHGDLKGFPDTQNFLASLASDMDSVLGHSPTHHTREHMAAAALFNWQEEIFVARAPGRLDVMGGIADYSGSLVLQMPIREACHVAIQISHPSKHKLWKHAQARQEINGGTPTPVLQIVSFGSELSNRGPTFDMDLSDLMDGGQPISYEKARAYFARDPSQKWAAYVAGTILVLMRELGARFDNSISILVHSGVPEGKGVSSSAAVEVATMSAVAAAHGLNITPKDLALLCQKVENHVVGAPCGVMDQMASACGEANKLLAMVCQPAEVLGLIDIPPHVQFWGIDSGIRHSVGGTDYGSVRIGAFMGRKMIKSTASSVLSKTSSEDGSQQLGNGLNSEEMEDGAKQLLEAEATLDYLCNLPPHRFEAVYGTKLPESIAGKEFLEKYVGHDDTVTVIDENRSYGVKAPTRHPIYENFRVKTFKALLTAATSDDQLASLGELMYQCHYSYSACGLGTTGTDRLVELVQEMQHSELSQSEGGTLYGAKITGGGSGGAVCIVGRNCLRSSEQILQIQQKYKDATGFLPYVFEGSSPGAGKFGYLKICRRIPSQN
- the LOC116196439 gene encoding uncharacterized protein LOC116196439, whose product is MAPAASPPSLLSLSSSFRPKVRLKVSPSDALASLPSTVRRVRETTPAFAARGELPGNGSNPGRSEVGLAQETKKSEPGVPLSTGDNAPVRNSLGPQRYRPPPLVNALKSSAQQDAASFHFPGHNRGRAAPPSLVDLIGIGPFLHDLPELPELDNLFSPSGPILEAQKEAAELFGSSETWFLVGGTTCGVQAAVMATCCPGDTIVLPRNCHLSAISGMVLSGAIPKYIVPEYSSQWEIAGGISSKQVKKALDELALEGGKASAVFLTSPTYHGLCSNIAEISELCHSVRVPLIVDEAHGAHLGLHNQLPPSALEQGADISIQSTHKVLCSLTQSSMLHMSGNIVDRDRISRSLQILQSSSPSYLLLSSLDATRAQLSENRGTLFSRTINLSVDARQLIKEIHGVTVLEPSSFPNCCAIDPLRLTVGFWRLGLSGYEADDVLYGDHGVVCELVENQSVTFALNLGTCEKHVQRLVSGIKQLSVRSSIGKINDRGSCNHHFEPFVETNTRMSPREAFFARKRRVSITECIGRISGELICPYPPGIPVTIPGEIITERGLNYLLKAKRNGAAISGASDSELSSIVVCCEKFSRIGLLEEDAFDKG